AGCTGCATCTTCTCATTAATATCCTTGTATTCAGGCGGAAAATTCACGTATAGCGTATCATTTTGCACAATTGTAGTTATCCTTTTCTCCTTATACCCGTTCCATCGTTTAAACACACGCACCGAAGGATTGGCAGCCGGCTCGTAAACAACAGTTGAAATGTTTCCTCCATTTATCACCAAGTGGCTGAAGGCCTGATCATTAATGGTGCCATAAAGGAAATACAACTCCCCTTTACCCTTTCTATTGTACTCATTCTTAAACATCGTTGCTGAAAACACAACGCCAAAGGAAAGTAACAATAACAAACCAATGAGTATCTTTTGCGTTAGTTTCATTTCTTTTTATTTAAAAAGTTATCTTTTACAAATCGCTCGTATAAATCATTCACTTTTTTCATGTCGATCTTTAGCAAATACAGGTTTCGTAACATTTCAGGTAACTCATTTTCCATAAATTGTTCCCGGCGAAAAGAAAGGATGTTTTCTTCTGCATCAGGGCCAACAAAAAAGCCGATTCCCCGCTTATTGACGATAATATTTTTTTGTTGCAAAAAATCATATGCCCGTTGCACGGTATTGGGACTTATTTCAATTAATTCGCCCAAATCGCGAATGCTCATAATTTTTTCTTCAGCCTTCCATTTCTTTAGCAGGATCTGCTCACAGATATACAGGGCAATCTGAATATATATAGCTGGACTATCTTTAAAAACCATTCGAATGTTTTAAAATTCTTTCTCTTTTAATCTGAGTAAAGAAAGACTCCAAAGTATAGCAGGAAGCACAAACCTGAAAATAATTTTTATTTTATCTGCGGTTTCGGGAGAAAGTTCAATGGGCGCCCGGTATTTTCCTACCCATATCCATACAATACTGAATGGAAAAGCCGTTTGCGTATTTTTAATCAACAGGCTTATCACCAATAAATTCAATAAAAAAGTCCCTACTATAACCACACAGATTACCAGTGCTGTTTTAACAAAGGCCGCTTTATTAAAAAACAATGAGCCCAGCATCATGATGCCCGCGAAATTAAAAAACATTGCATAGTTTCCCCAGGCCGTAAAATCTGAAAAGGACAACAAATACACGGCTTCATATTGTTCCTTATAATAAGGAGCATGGTGATCGAGGTTATGATGATATTGCAAAACAAAAGAAAGATCTATCAACCGGAAGAAAGCCAGAAAAAGAAGAAAATAAAGCACGCCTACAATCAAAATGCCCGACAACCATTTTTCCAGCAAAGAAGCCGGCAGGGTTATAAAAGACACACCCACGGCGTTATTGTTGAAATAACTGAAAACAATAGAAGCCATGAGTGATCCTCCAAGCGTCAGCCCTACCAGAAAGGCTGCATTTTGTGCCTCCTCTATTCCCAGCAGCAGCCGTGTCATGAAATACACTATAAAAGTAACGGTAAAGCATAGCAACAGGGTGCCTAATACCTGCATCGTTCTTTCAAGGAAGATCTTTCGCATAAGCCATCCAAAACGGCGTAAACTAAATACATCGTTCATGATTACTAAAATAAGCTAGTTGTTAAAAATGGTTTTCACTATAGCGGGGCTTTCGGTAGCTGCATTAAAGAGTTGTTCAAAATTGATCTTCGCTTCTACTCCGTCCATATTTTTTGTTATAACAGCGCGCCCCTGCAGCACTTCTTCTTCGTAAAGAACCGGTTGATCCTTATAATCCTCCGACACTATTTTAAACGATAGTTTATGACCTATCACCTCAACAGGTGCATTTAACAACAGCTCGCCATTGTCTATAATGATCACCTGGTCTATTAGATTTTCAAGATCGCGCGTTTGGTGAGTGGATATAAAGATGATCCTATCTTCATGCATGGCAGAAGATATCAGTTTGCGAAATCTTTTCTTGGAAGGAATATCAAGCCCATTTGTTGGCTCATCCATGATCAATACACTGGTATTGCAAGCCAGCGCAAACGCAATAATGAATTTTTTTTGCTGGCCAAAGGATAGTTTGTTCAGCTTTTCATTTGTATGTACGTCCAGCTTATCCAGGTAACCATTCAGCTTAGCGCGATCAAATAAAGGATAAAACGGAGCAAAGAGCACCACATAACTGTCTATTGTCAATGCCGGTACATACACTTCCTCGGGAATAAAATAGATGGTTTTTAAAAAAGACGGCTTGCGGTGGAAAGGATTAAAACCATTTATGGAAATAGTGCCTGACGACGGATAAAGCAGACCAATCAAGCTTTTTAGCAATGTAGACTTACCGGCCCCATTTTTACCCAGCAACCCATAGATCTTTCCTGTTTGAAGGGTAAGTTGCAGGTCGCGATATAATAGCTTATTTGCTTTGTAGCCAAAACAAAATTTGTCAAAACGTATCATAGTGTATTAGATAAGTTGTACACCAAAAATACATTCTTTTCTTTTCCTTCCAAATTTTATTTCATTGTGCATTCATTCCCGTTATTATTCTTTCAGCAGTCGACCACACAACCATGATTAGGATAGCCTAAAGGCTGGCGCTTTAAAACATTATCAAAAACTAATACCCGGTGTGCGCAGCAACTCAATCTTTCTACCAATTATTTCGGTGATTTAATAAAAAAAGAAACGGGTAAAACGGCTTTAGAATATATCCAACTGAAGATTATGGCTTGGCTATTGCCTGTAGTTCCGATATACCACCACCTGGCATAACGTGATTGCCTGGGGTAAACTGGCAGATCTTGCCGCAGCCCGCTTTGTCAAAGGCAGCCGCATTATGGTGCGTGGTTCTATTTGTTACCGCAGTTTTAACACCAAAAAAGGCTGTGTTCGTCACCTCGCAGAGATAAAA
The Niastella koreensis GR20-10 genome window above contains:
- a CDS encoding ATP-binding cassette domain-containing protein; its protein translation is MIRFDKFCFGYKANKLLYRDLQLTLQTGKIYGLLGKNGAGKSTLLKSLIGLLYPSSGTISINGFNPFHRKPSFLKTIYFIPEEVYVPALTIDSYVVLFAPFYPLFDRAKLNGYLDKLDVHTNEKLNKLSFGQQKKFIIAFALACNTSVLIMDEPTNGLDIPSKKRFRKLISSAMHEDRIIFISTHQTRDLENLIDQVIIIDNGELLLNAPVEVIGHKLSFKIVSEDYKDQPVLYEEEVLQGRAVITKNMDGVEAKINFEQLFNAATESPAIVKTIFNN
- a CDS encoding GntR family transcriptional regulator, translating into MVFKDSPAIYIQIALYICEQILLKKWKAEEKIMSIRDLGELIEISPNTVQRAYDFLQQKNIIVNKRGIGFFVGPDAEENILSFRREQFMENELPEMLRNLYLLKIDMKKVNDLYERFVKDNFLNKKK